One window of the Candidatus Jettenia sp. genome contains the following:
- a CDS encoding DUF309 domain-containing protein, with protein sequence MKYSIRQPQPFDPACVRYCPQRSFPAYRHIPGITPHPFYDPRGHSYGLQEDTRINIQLPETWRKAEDYLYGVDLYNFSYWWEAGEVWEGLWKRAEGDCKLFLQGLIQISISVLKHHLQKLPGLRHLSTTGRDKLRQVLKSISDPKGMYMGINLHEFLICLDTFFSPFFSSTVSEQTYSQSTVKPLICLCF encoded by the coding sequence ATGAAATATAGTATAAGACAACCTCAACCATTTGATCCTGCTTGCGTGCGCTATTGTCCGCAACGTTCCTTTCCTGCCTATCGGCATATACCGGGAATTACTCCACATCCATTCTATGACCCTCGTGGCCATAGTTACGGTTTGCAAGAAGATACCAGGATAAATATTCAACTCCCGGAAACATGGCGTAAGGCGGAGGATTACCTTTACGGTGTTGATCTTTATAATTTTTCATATTGGTGGGAAGCTGGTGAGGTATGGGAAGGATTATGGAAGAGAGCAGAAGGAGATTGTAAACTATTTTTACAAGGGTTGATTCAAATCTCAATCTCCGTCCTTAAGCATCATCTCCAGAAACTCCCAGGACTTAGACATCTTTCCACAACCGGGCGTGATAAATTACGCCAGGTATTAAAAAGTATAAGTGATCCAAAAGGTATGTATATGGGGATTAACCTTCATGAATTCCTTATCTGCCTTGATACGTTTTTCTCACCGTTTTTTTCCTCTACTGTTTCAGAACAAACTTATTCCCAGTCGACGGTTAAACCCTTAATTTGTTTGTGCTTTTAA
- a CDS encoding NADH-quinone oxidoreductase subunit N — translation MANVSIMTFNILSILPILTLAGFGMIVLIVDILSSRKLGEKNLLAYLSLMGIIVAAILARNSTGTTLFSFNESFVIDNYSLFFNFIFLLSTGLVILISHSYIKREEINHGEYYALILFSTIGMMLMASGADLLNIYIGLEVMSISIYILTGFKRSKLISNEASLKYFLLGAFATGFLLYGISLVYGSTGAINLKQIAGFIADKGSISNPLLLMGMALIIIGLGFKVASVPFHAWVPDVYEGAPTTITAFMSVGPKAAAFAAFLRILMTAFGSTHYEWQKIIYVLALLTMTVGNVVAIAQTNLKRMLAYSSIAHAGYLLIALVAANDMGVSSVLFYILAYTFMNIGALAVVIIVSQKGDEFLQIHDFAGLGFKHPGLAVAMSLFMLSMAGIPPTAGFVGKFYIFSAAIKSGYIGLAVIGVINSVISVFYYLRIMVIMYMKEPTRDFNPLTLSPLIVVAIVLSVIGTLHLGIFPSKIMEIAQQSILILK, via the coding sequence ATGGCAAATGTCTCGATAATGACGTTCAATATTCTCAGTATTCTACCAATCCTGACTTTGGCAGGTTTCGGCATGATTGTTCTCATTGTGGATATATTATCCTCAAGGAAATTGGGAGAAAAAAATCTTTTGGCTTATCTATCCCTCATGGGGATTATCGTAGCAGCTATCTTAGCGAGAAATTCTACCGGAACGACTTTATTTTCATTTAATGAATCTTTTGTAATCGATAATTATTCTCTATTTTTTAACTTCATCTTTCTCCTTAGCACAGGACTTGTTATCTTAATCTCGCACAGTTACATAAAACGCGAAGAGATTAACCATGGAGAATATTATGCATTAATCTTATTCTCAACAATAGGCATGATGCTCATGGCATCCGGTGCAGACCTGTTAAATATCTATATCGGACTTGAGGTCATGTCTATTAGTATTTATATCCTGACAGGGTTTAAACGCTCAAAGCTCATTTCAAATGAGGCATCTTTAAAATATTTCTTACTGGGTGCCTTTGCCACAGGCTTTTTGTTGTACGGTATTTCTCTTGTTTATGGTTCCACAGGCGCTATTAACCTGAAACAAATCGCCGGCTTCATTGCAGATAAAGGTAGTATTTCAAATCCTTTGCTGCTTATGGGAATGGCATTAATAATCATTGGGCTTGGGTTCAAAGTTGCTTCTGTGCCGTTTCACGCATGGGTGCCTGATGTTTATGAGGGTGCGCCTACAACCATAACAGCCTTTATGTCCGTAGGACCGAAGGCTGCTGCCTTCGCTGCCTTTTTACGCATCCTTATGACAGCTTTTGGATCTACTCATTATGAATGGCAAAAGATTATTTATGTCCTTGCATTGTTGACTATGACTGTCGGCAATGTTGTTGCTATTGCCCAAACAAACTTGAAACGTATGCTGGCGTATTCCAGTATTGCCCATGCAGGCTATCTTCTCATTGCACTTGTAGCTGCAAACGATATGGGTGTGTCTAGTGTATTGTTCTATATCCTGGCTTACACGTTTATGAACATTGGGGCGCTTGCTGTTGTCATTATAGTAAGTCAAAAAGGTGATGAGTTTCTACAGATTCATGATTTTGCAGGATTAGGATTCAAACACCCTGGTTTAGCCGTGGCTATGTCGCTCTTTATGCTTTCCATGGCAGGTATTCCACCTACTGCTGGCTTTGTGGGAAAGTTTTATATCTTCAGTGCTGCCATAAAATCAGGGTATATTGGGCTAGCTGTTATTGGTGTGATAAACTCTGTCATTTCCGTTTTTTATTACCTGCGAATTATGGTTATTATGTATATGAAAGAACCTACCAGAGACTTTAATCCCCTTACTCTCTCTCCCTTGATTGTTGTTGCTATAGTTCTATCAGTTATCGGTACTCTGCATCTGGGTATCTTTCCATCGAAGATTATGGAAATAGCCCAGCAATCCATTCTCATACTAAAATAA
- a CDS encoding NADH-quinone oxidoreductase subunit M codes for MSVPILSLITFLPIIGVFFIISIDSKNRELIRFTALLVAIMVFLISLPLYFNFDARTYEMQFVEKLRWIPSFGIKYHVGVDGISLFLILLTTFLTPISILASWYITKNVKEYMISMLILETAMVGVFISLDLFLFFVFWELMLIPMYLLIGIWGGSRRIYAAVKFFIYTTAGSVFMFLAIIALYFLNYRATGEYTFNLLELYKLDISFAVQFWLFIAFSFAFAIKVPMFPFHTWLPDAHVEAPTAGSVILAGVLLKMGTYGFIRFCLPLFPEVSHAFIPVISWMAIVGIIYGALVSMVQDDLKKLVAYSSVSHLGFVMLGIFAFNIQGIEGGITQMINHGLSTGALFLVVGMLYERRHTRMIADFGGLTKQIPIFAIFFLVVTLSSIGLPGLNGFVGEFLILMGTFKSRILYASIAASGIILAAVYMLWMFQRVMFHEITHEENKTLKDMNKREFAILLPIVFLIFWIGIYPNSFLRKMDASVNHLLKQVGEKANVVSNTQRQKRVEQLQQNIVPKIDIISETKTEW; via the coding sequence ATGTCCGTACCGATTCTTTCATTAATCACTTTTCTTCCGATTATAGGAGTATTTTTTATCATTTCGATTGATTCAAAGAATCGGGAGCTTATCAGATTTACAGCACTGCTTGTTGCGATAATGGTTTTTTTGATTTCCCTTCCCCTCTACTTTAACTTCGATGCACGTACCTATGAAATGCAGTTTGTTGAGAAACTGCGGTGGATACCTTCCTTCGGAATCAAATATCACGTTGGAGTAGATGGAATTAGCCTCTTTCTGATACTTTTGACAACTTTTCTTACACCAATTTCCATTCTTGCTTCATGGTATATTACCAAGAATGTAAAGGAATACATGATTTCTATGTTGATCCTTGAGACAGCTATGGTAGGTGTGTTTATCTCATTGGATCTATTTTTATTCTTTGTATTCTGGGAGCTCATGCTGATTCCGATGTATCTTCTCATCGGCATCTGGGGAGGTTCTAGAAGGATTTATGCCGCGGTAAAGTTCTTTATTTACACAACAGCAGGTAGTGTATTTATGTTCTTGGCTATCATTGCCCTTTATTTTTTAAATTACCGGGCAACGGGCGAATATACCTTTAATCTATTAGAATTATATAAGCTCGATATTTCCTTCGCCGTCCAATTCTGGCTATTCATAGCTTTCTCCTTTGCTTTTGCTATCAAGGTTCCCATGTTTCCATTTCATACATGGTTACCGGATGCCCATGTGGAGGCGCCCACGGCAGGAAGTGTAATCCTGGCAGGCGTTCTCTTAAAAATGGGAACATATGGTTTTATACGGTTCTGTTTACCTTTATTCCCTGAGGTAAGCCATGCTTTTATTCCTGTGATATCATGGATGGCTATTGTTGGCATTATCTATGGTGCCTTGGTTTCTATGGTTCAAGATGATCTGAAAAAACTCGTTGCTTACTCTAGTGTAAGCCATTTAGGTTTTGTTATGCTCGGAATCTTTGCCTTTAATATCCAGGGTATTGAGGGTGGTATTACTCAAATGATTAACCATGGTCTCAGTACAGGGGCGCTTTTTCTTGTAGTTGGGATGCTCTACGAGAGAAGGCACACACGGATGATTGCCGATTTTGGAGGTTTGACGAAACAGATCCCCATCTTTGCTATTTTCTTTCTGGTTGTTACCCTATCCTCTATTGGATTACCCGGATTAAACGGTTTTGTAGGAGAGTTTCTTATCCTGATGGGCACGTTTAAGTCCCGTATTCTGTATGCATCTATTGCGGCATCGGGGATTATTCTTGCTGCCGTTTATATGCTCTGGATGTTTCAAAGGGTTATGTTTCATGAAATAACCCACGAAGAGAACAAGACACTAAAAGATATGAATAAGCGTGAATTTGCTATCCTGCTTCCCATTGTCTTCCTGATTTTTTGGATTGGTATCTATCCTAATTCTTTCTTGAGAAAGATGGATGCATCCGTAAATCATCTTTTAAAACAGGTAGGAGAGAAGGCAAACGTTGTGTCTAATACTCAAAGACAGAAAAGAGTTGAACAATTACAGCAAAATATTGTGCCAAAGATTGATATAATTTCTGAAACCAAAACAGAATGGTAG
- the nuoL gene encoding NADH-quinone oxidoreductase subunit L, protein MLNLVALILLFPLIGTAINGLVGKRLKKETVGYIACGAIGLSFLVSILVFCGLLLLPPHERLFEKELFSWIESGSFKAAAGLQVDPLSGIMILIVTGVGFLIHIYSIGYMHEDKGYHRYFCYLNLFTFSMLLLVLGNNFLLMFIGWEAVGLCSYLLIGFWYNKKSASNAAKKAFIVNRVGDFGFILGIMLIFLTFRSIDFTEVFHAASQGTFAIGSFALTIITLLLFMGATGKSAQIPLYTWLPDAMEGPTPVSALIHAATMVTAGVYMIARCNILYMLSPFTMTIVASIGAVTALFAASVGLVQNDIKRVLAYSTISQLGYMFLACGVGAFTAGIFHLMTHAFFKALLFLGSGSVIHAMSGEQDMRKMGGLRHHIPITYKTFLIGTIAIAGIPPFAGFFSKDEIVLESLTRGNFFYWSIASVTSLFTAFYMFRLLFITFHGKSRADHHVMEHLHESPKSMTFPLMVLAGLSSLGGFLGIPGANIMSHFLAPVFGEQGHTEISGLEAGVHHSEGHPYLMMIISTAIAILGIFIAYHLYVKRPELPKRLAEQFRFIYKLLLNKYYVDEMYDILFVKSLKKISVMLWKRVDAQIIDGSVNGVARLIGRFGDILRFLQTGYVRNYAFYIVLGCIFVIVLTALGK, encoded by the coding sequence ATGCTTAACCTTGTTGCACTGATCTTGCTATTCCCTTTAATTGGTACAGCCATTAACGGACTTGTTGGTAAAAGGCTGAAGAAAGAAACAGTAGGCTATATTGCCTGTGGGGCAATCGGTTTATCATTTCTTGTTTCGATACTTGTGTTTTGCGGACTCCTTTTGCTTCCTCCCCATGAACGGTTATTCGAAAAAGAATTGTTTAGCTGGATTGAATCCGGTTCATTCAAAGCAGCAGCAGGTTTACAGGTGGATCCATTATCCGGAATCATGATCCTTATTGTTACCGGGGTTGGATTCCTTATCCACATCTATTCTATTGGCTATATGCATGAAGATAAGGGATACCATCGCTATTTTTGCTATTTGAATTTATTTACCTTTTCCATGTTGTTGCTTGTTTTGGGTAACAATTTTCTTCTCATGTTTATTGGCTGGGAGGCAGTCGGGTTATGCTCATATCTGCTTATTGGGTTCTGGTATAATAAGAAGTCAGCATCAAATGCAGCGAAGAAGGCCTTTATTGTTAACCGAGTAGGTGATTTTGGATTTATCCTCGGTATTATGCTCATCTTCCTCACTTTCCGCAGTATCGATTTTACTGAGGTATTTCATGCAGCATCGCAAGGTACCTTTGCAATCGGTAGCTTCGCCTTAACCATAATTACCCTTCTTTTGTTTATGGGTGCAACCGGTAAGTCAGCTCAAATACCTCTGTATACATGGCTGCCGGATGCTATGGAAGGCCCCACGCCGGTCAGCGCATTAATCCACGCAGCAACTATGGTAACTGCCGGTGTTTACATGATTGCCCGATGCAATATTCTCTATATGTTATCTCCATTTACCATGACCATAGTAGCCAGTATAGGGGCAGTTACAGCGCTCTTTGCAGCATCCGTAGGGTTGGTACAGAACGATATTAAGCGTGTGCTGGCCTATTCTACGATTAGTCAACTTGGGTATATGTTTCTGGCTTGCGGTGTAGGTGCATTTACGGCAGGCATCTTTCATCTGATGACGCATGCCTTTTTTAAAGCTTTGCTATTTCTTGGCTCCGGCAGTGTTATTCATGCCATGTCTGGGGAACAAGATATGAGAAAGATGGGTGGACTCAGGCATCATATTCCTATTACCTATAAGACCTTTTTGATTGGCACTATTGCTATTGCAGGAATTCCGCCATTTGCAGGATTCTTCAGCAAGGATGAAATTGTATTGGAATCGCTTACCCGTGGGAATTTCTTCTATTGGTCAATAGCAAGCGTAACATCCCTCTTTACGGCTTTTTATATGTTCCGCTTACTGTTTATAACATTTCACGGAAAATCAAGAGCAGACCACCATGTCATGGAACATCTCCATGAATCTCCAAAGAGTATGACGTTCCCGTTAATGGTTCTAGCAGGGCTTTCCTCCCTTGGAGGATTTTTAGGCATCCCCGGTGCGAATATCATGAGTCACTTTTTAGCGCCGGTTTTTGGAGAACAGGGACATACAGAGATTTCCGGACTAGAAGCAGGTGTCCATCATAGTGAAGGACATCCTTATCTTATGATGATTATTTCAACAGCCATTGCTATCCTGGGTATATTTATAGCATATCATTTGTATGTAAAAAGACCTGAATTGCCCAAAAGATTAGCAGAACAGTTTCGTTTTATTTACAAACTTCTGCTCAATAAATATTATGTGGACGAAATGTATGATATCCTTTTTGTGAAATCCCTTAAGAAAATTTCAGTTATGTTATGGAAGCGTGTAGATGCTCAAATAATTGATGGTTCTGTAAATGGTGTTGCTCGCCTTATCGGACGGTTTGGTGATATCCTGCGTTTCTTACAAACAGGATATGTACGCAATTATGCCTTTTACATCGTGCTTGGCTGTATCTTCGTTATTGTACTTACTGCATTAGGTAAGTAG
- the nuoK gene encoding NADH-quinone oxidoreductase subunit NuoK — MITLTHYLVLSAILFTLGVIGVLIRRNAIIIFMCIELMLNAVNISFVACAHYLNSMQGQLFVFFTMTVAAAEAAVGLAIIVAVFRNKETVNIDDINIMKW, encoded by the coding sequence ATGATTACATTAACGCATTATCTGGTACTGAGTGCGATCTTGTTTACGTTAGGTGTCATTGGTGTGTTAATACGAAGGAATGCTATTATCATATTTATGTGCATAGAACTCATGCTGAATGCTGTTAATATATCGTTTGTTGCGTGTGCACATTACCTCAATTCTATGCAGGGCCAACTATTTGTTTTTTTTACCATGACAGTTGCGGCAGCCGAGGCTGCAGTCGGTTTGGCAATCATCGTGGCTGTATTCAGGAATAAAGAAACGGTAAATATTGACGATATAAACATCATGAAATGGTAG
- a CDS encoding NADH-quinone oxidoreductase subunit J yields the protein MAAVSVTAAVYLIFEKNPVYSALYLILTLVSIAALYILLEAQFIAAVQIIVYAGAIMVLFLFVIMLLSLNVKEELKDAIPFQKIPALFMGILLFSVLCIILKSKLLQGKQGEYTSAYVTSVGNTKLIGNLLFTDYLLPFEITSILLFVAAIGAIMLAKRKL from the coding sequence ATGGCTGCAGTCTCTGTGACCGCAGCCGTGTATCTTATCTTCGAGAAGAATCCTGTTTACAGTGCTTTGTATCTTATACTAACACTCGTAAGCATTGCAGCACTCTATATATTACTCGAAGCACAATTTATTGCTGCAGTTCAGATTATTGTGTATGCAGGCGCTATTATGGTTCTTTTCCTCTTCGTGATAATGTTGTTAAGTTTGAATGTAAAAGAGGAATTGAAAGACGCAATACCATTTCAAAAAATACCTGCATTGTTTATGGGTATTTTACTCTTTTCTGTTCTCTGCATAATTTTAAAGTCAAAACTCCTGCAAGGAAAACAAGGTGAATATACCAGCGCCTATGTTACTAGTGTCGGAAACACAAAACTCATTGGTAATTTGTTATTCACCGATTATCTCCTTCCCTTTGAAATAACTTCAATTTTGCTCTTTGTGGCAGCTATTGGGGCAATTATGTTAGCTAAGAGGAAATTATAA
- a CDS encoding NADH-quinone oxidoreductase subunit I: protein MILPLLKGLILIIKRFFNPNAVVTQQYPEERPKLPSRFRGLPELQIGKDGRERCIACGLCAKVCPSKCITVEGATDKTTQRRYPEVYELDAFRCIFCGFCEEACPVRAVILRDTFELSTYQNKDIFDKKQLLDLTKKRKISF, encoded by the coding sequence ATGATTTTACCATTACTAAAAGGCCTCATTCTTATTATCAAGCGGTTTTTTAATCCAAATGCTGTTGTTACTCAACAGTATCCGGAGGAACGACCGAAACTTCCTTCAAGATTTCGGGGATTGCCGGAATTACAGATAGGAAAAGACGGCAGGGAAAGGTGCATCGCATGCGGGCTTTGTGCAAAAGTTTGCCCCTCGAAATGCATTACCGTTGAAGGAGCAACAGATAAAACAACACAAAGAAGATATCCGGAAGTGTATGAGTTAGATGCCTTCCGATGTATTTTTTGTGGGTTTTGCGAAGAGGCATGCCCGGTAAGGGCTGTGATATTGAGAGATACCTTTGAACTATCGACATATCAAAACAAGGATATTTTTGATAAAAAACAATTATTAGATCTTACGAAAAAAAGAAAAATAAGTTTTTAA
- the nuoH gene encoding NADH-quinone oxidoreductase subunit NuoH, whose protein sequence is MNKELLIYLTITCIKIFIVFGMIQFMVISMIWFERKIMAHMQVRLGPMRVGPHGLLQPIADGIKLLFKEDIIPERANKFLFVLAPIMTLVPALITFAVIPFGDKIKIFGYSIDLVITDINVGFLYIFAVSSLGVYGVVMAGWASNNKYSLLGGIRSSAQMISYELTLGLSLIGVVMLTGSLSLVDIVNAQAKIWNIILQPIGFFIYVTSAFAEVNRTPFDLPEAESELVAGYHTEYSSMKFAMFFMAEYANMITVSAIAVTFFLGGWQGPFLPPVVWFMLKLSGCLFFFIWIRSTYPRLRYDQLMHFGWKFLLPLSLFNILITGLVMVIKG, encoded by the coding sequence ATGAATAAAGAGCTCCTTATTTATCTTACCATTACCTGTATTAAGATCTTTATTGTATTTGGCATGATCCAGTTTATGGTTATCTCCATGATCTGGTTTGAGAGGAAGATTATGGCGCATATGCAGGTCCGTCTTGGGCCGATGCGTGTTGGGCCGCATGGATTATTACAGCCAATTGCTGATGGTATAAAACTTCTCTTTAAAGAGGATATTATTCCAGAGAGAGCGAATAAATTTCTTTTTGTGCTAGCGCCTATTATGACTCTGGTTCCCGCCTTAATCACCTTTGCAGTCATTCCTTTTGGGGATAAAATAAAAATTTTTGGATATAGCATAGACCTTGTCATCACCGACATCAACGTTGGATTTCTTTATATCTTTGCTGTCTCTTCCCTGGGAGTTTATGGTGTTGTTATGGCTGGTTGGGCATCGAACAATAAATATTCATTACTGGGTGGAATACGGTCTTCAGCCCAGATGATTAGTTATGAGTTGACACTCGGCTTATCTCTTATTGGAGTTGTTATGTTAACAGGTTCATTAAGCCTTGTGGATATTGTGAATGCTCAGGCAAAAATATGGAATATCATATTACAGCCCATAGGGTTTTTTATTTATGTTACGAGCGCTTTTGCAGAGGTAAATCGTACCCCATTTGATCTTCCGGAGGCGGAATCAGAACTTGTGGCAGGTTATCATACAGAGTACAGCAGTATGAAATTTGCTATGTTTTTTATGGCTGAATATGCCAATATGATCACTGTGTCTGCCATTGCAGTGACTTTTTTCCTTGGCGGATGGCAGGGGCCGTTTTTACCGCCGGTTGTATGGTTTATGTTGAAGCTATCAGGTTGTTTGTTCTTCTTTATCTGGATAAGGTCAACGTATCCAAGGCTCAGGTACGATCAACTTATGCATTTTGGCTGGAAATTCTTATTACCTCTTTCGCTATTCAATATACTTATTACCGGCCTTGTTATGGTGATTAAAGGATAA